A genomic region of Ktedonobacteraceae bacterium contains the following coding sequences:
- a CDS encoding peroxiredoxin — protein sequence MSTATHAETNTLKVGDVAPDFTLKTNNREDWRLSDFRGKKNVVLAFVPFAFSKVCSAQLPSYEAELDRFKDFDAEVVSISMDSTHALNAWAKSMNTSFPLLSDFYPQGKVVDLYGLRNPAGMSNRAVLVIDKEGIIRFIEVQDSPGNMPDNENLFEALRKL from the coding sequence ATGAGTACTGCTACCCATGCAGAGACAAACACATTAAAAGTTGGTGATGTCGCACCCGATTTCACACTGAAGACGAATAACCGTGAAGATTGGCGTTTGAGCGATTTTCGTGGCAAGAAAAATGTCGTACTTGCCTTCGTCCCTTTTGCTTTCAGCAAGGTTTGCTCGGCGCAGCTACCATCATATGAGGCCGAACTGGATCGCTTTAAGGACTTTGACGCGGAAGTCGTCAGTATCAGCATGGACAGCACCCATGCCTTAAATGCCTGGGCTAAATCGATGAATACCTCGTTTCCCTTGCTCTCGGATTTTTACCCCCAGGGAAAAGTGGTCGATTTGTATGGGTTGCGCAACCCGGCTGGAATGTCGAATCGAGCGGTGCTCGTCATCGACAAAGAAGGCATCATCCGCTTTATCGAAGTGCAGGACAGTCCCGGCAATATGCCAGACAATGAGAATTTGTTCGAGGCGCTGCGCAAGCTGTAG
- a CDS encoding TetR/AcrR family transcriptional regulator: MDVQDRRVKRTQHLLAKALIDLTLEKGYDAVTIRDITDKADVGYATFFRHYHDKDALLQEVSEVVLAELKNLLPMGPGEDAVALGKTLFHYVQENNSIIRVLLSSRSSTPLMEHIIDIATDEVLNQNIPLEGSAVPSEVAAYHLVNSSIGLLQWWLEHDMPYPPERMGIIFHELVFQPTLSIAFSPNSLNPENV; this comes from the coding sequence ATGGATGTGCAGGATAGACGAGTAAAACGGACACAGCATCTGCTGGCGAAAGCTCTCATCGATTTGACGCTGGAGAAAGGCTATGATGCCGTCACCATCCGTGATATTACCGACAAGGCTGATGTAGGATACGCCACGTTTTTCCGCCACTACCACGATAAGGATGCCTTGCTGCAAGAAGTATCGGAAGTAGTGCTTGCCGAGCTAAAAAATCTTTTACCAATGGGTCCGGGCGAGGATGCGGTTGCTCTCGGCAAAACCCTGTTCCATTATGTACAGGAAAACAATAGCATAATCCGCGTCTTACTGAGCAGTCGCAGCAGCACTCCCCTGATGGAACACATCATCGATATCGCTACCGATGAAGTATTGAATCAGAACATTCCTTTAGAGGGAAGTGCTGTACCATCTGAGGTCGCGGCTTACCATCTTGTCAACTCTTCCATCGGCCTGCTCCAATGGTGGCTGGAACACGATATGCCTTATCCACCCGAGCGCATGGGCATCATTTTCCATGAGCTTGTCTTCCAGCCCACCCTTTCGATAGCATTCAGTCCGAATTCGTTGAACCCGGAGAATGTTTAG
- a CDS encoding glycine/sarcosine/betaine reductase selenoprotein B family protein, with translation MAMSKRCIPYTPRSRELNQTSFALVTTAGVHLKDQEPFNVDGDNSWRVIPGDVRSEQLMVTHDHYDHHDADEDINVVFPIDRLRELAEEGIIAGVSDKHLGFMGYTQNFRDLYERAAPEMAKVILRSKADGVVLTAGCPLCHRVSAIIQREIEMVGIPTVLITVAPEQSQQAGPPRSIAPYHFKLGNSLGGPHQNNLQRKVLLDALRRWEAREEPGHPWEITYPDYDSSDWQPIRQQESN, from the coding sequence ATGGCAATGTCAAAACGCTGCATTCCTTATACCCCACGCTCTCGCGAATTGAATCAGACCTCGTTCGCGCTCGTTACAACGGCAGGCGTTCATTTAAAAGACCAGGAACCGTTCAATGTTGACGGCGATAATAGCTGGCGTGTTATACCGGGAGATGTGCGGAGCGAGCAATTAATGGTTACGCACGATCATTACGACCACCACGATGCTGATGAGGACATCAATGTCGTTTTTCCCATCGACCGTTTGCGCGAACTGGCAGAAGAGGGCATCATCGCCGGAGTAAGCGATAAGCACCTCGGATTCATGGGCTACACACAGAACTTCCGCGATCTGTATGAGCGAGCGGCTCCTGAGATGGCTAAAGTAATCTTACGCTCCAAAGCCGATGGTGTTGTGCTTACGGCAGGCTGCCCCCTCTGCCACAGGGTAAGCGCCATCATCCAGCGCGAAATAGAGATGGTTGGCATTCCGACCGTCCTGATTACCGTCGCCCCCGAACAATCGCAGCAGGCCGGGCCGCCTCGCTCAATCGCACCATATCATTTCAAGCTGGGCAATAGCCTCGGTGGGCCACACCAGAACAACTTGCAGCGCAAAGTATTGCTGGATGCGCTCAGGCGCTGGGAAGCGCGCGAAGAACCAGGGCATCCCTGGGAAATCACCTATCCAGATTATGACAGCAGCGATTGGCAACCAATCCGCCAGCAGGAAAGTAACTGA
- a CDS encoding MFS transporter, protein MDVSNAPRRLTVRQQLILSVFWFSLNAQSAALLPIVIPLQILLFVPRGEVGNAQQAVLLGWISAVGAVVSLVLPPVFGMLSDHTTSRYGRRRPYIVAGTALLLLSALLLALAGNVIIFVLALVINQIGSNAANAAYQALLPDRVPKEQRGEASGYVGLMTIIGNVGSLGVAAYLLGSVSLTSTSAGIIRQGAGLFYLLTGIALFVGLVITVIGVREKRYVLPPAEMTLGQEKALVRFRRWFAHNWIKPWRDYNFSLIFVTRFSVMMGLSLFMTFIEYYFANVAHATNFVQATAGVAILALVGALCSALALGIYSDRVKRAPVVCAATVCMALASFSFVISPGSFPLWTLGLLFGVGYGAYSSVDWALAIDAMPSLQSIGKDLALWGASDNLPSILAPLLGGIIIAQVSIFAATALGYRAIFAVATLFLLFGAALVLKMRM, encoded by the coding sequence ATGGATGTGTCTAATGCTCCTCGTAGACTGACGGTTCGCCAGCAACTGATCCTCAGCGTCTTCTGGTTCTCACTCAATGCGCAATCTGCCGCCCTTTTGCCGATTGTAATACCGCTCCAGATTTTGCTATTTGTGCCGCGGGGTGAGGTAGGAAATGCTCAGCAGGCGGTGCTGCTGGGCTGGATTTCGGCGGTGGGAGCGGTTGTCTCGCTGGTTCTACCACCGGTCTTCGGCATGTTGTCCGACCATACAACCAGCAGGTATGGGCGCCGGCGGCCCTATATTGTTGCTGGAACTGCACTGCTGTTGCTGAGCGCTTTGTTACTGGCGCTGGCCGGTAATGTCATCATTTTTGTCCTGGCCCTGGTCATCAATCAGATTGGCAGTAATGCAGCCAATGCTGCTTACCAGGCGCTTTTGCCGGATCGCGTGCCAAAGGAGCAGCGCGGTGAGGCTTCCGGGTACGTAGGCCTGATGACGATCATCGGCAATGTCGGCAGCCTGGGAGTGGCGGCGTATCTGCTTGGCTCGGTCAGTTTGACTTCGACGAGCGCCGGTATTATACGGCAGGGAGCCGGCCTCTTTTATTTGCTGACTGGCATCGCCCTGTTTGTGGGTTTGGTCATTACAGTTATCGGGGTGCGAGAAAAACGCTACGTACTCCCACCAGCTGAAATGACACTTGGGCAAGAGAAGGCTTTAGTCCGTTTTCGCCGTTGGTTTGCGCATAACTGGATCAAACCGTGGCGTGATTATAATTTTTCGCTTATCTTTGTGACGCGCTTCTCCGTCATGATGGGGCTTTCCTTATTTATGACCTTCATCGAATACTATTTTGCGAATGTAGCCCACGCGACGAATTTCGTGCAGGCAACGGCGGGTGTGGCAATACTTGCGCTGGTGGGAGCGCTTTGCAGCGCCCTGGCACTGGGCATTTATTCTGATCGAGTGAAACGAGCGCCTGTGGTTTGTGCCGCTACCGTATGTATGGCGCTGGCCTCATTTTCTTTTGTGATTTCGCCCGGCAGCTTCCCTCTCTGGACGTTGGGTCTGCTCTTTGGTGTTGGCTACGGCGCCTATAGCAGCGTCGACTGGGCTTTAGCGATTGACGCTATGCCTTCGCTGCAATCCATTGGGAAAGATTTAGCGTTGTGGGGCGCGTCCGATAATTTGCCATCGATCCTTGCTCCTCTTTTAGGAGGCATCATTATCGCCCAGGTGAGCATCTTTGCGGCAACTGCCCTGGGTTATCGCGCTATCTTCGCGGTGGCAACGCTCTTTCTCCTTTTTGGCGCGGCCCTGGTGCTGAAAATGCGCATGTAG
- a CDS encoding DUF4129 domain-containing protein, whose translation MRLFTPLLTKGERLTERRPARFNWLDTMAVPMVVGVMEAQFGVLGFVIGALLFTGKSEPPLLLEGGVILIWWSTYWWAFVVKRGIQPRLGEERAQLVYVPALPVIYLLVVGLHPPFAAGIPQLIATGILSLSFWWRGKVRVEKGGQEESLLVIFQIGFGTLLALLLLVVVYPAFSHTPLFDALGMVLPVFGLSGFAALSVSYLNTKYSSPNASRGLRTQFARTGLLTLFFLAAIAAFTMILSVAAFGPLEALFAPLLTIVRAWYFWLLGFLFAQPGPPPRPLKLKLTPTPGIDAQPEKHAPPVSPLVDEALRLLAIIGIALLTLVVLVAVVWMILHILRGRIDENEIQKSIPASARRRPPKEVRKAREPLNAASARARYREFLQAMAWRGEDAGRRRANETPLEYQYRLLAALEPTRQTYAGKSPDDAMILEELTQAYLLERYGEKDVDPRKLTYLRRWVPLLIKRLIPRLRNKQLRK comes from the coding sequence ATGCGCTTATTCACGCCATTGCTAACGAAAGGCGAGCGCCTGACTGAACGGAGGCCTGCCCGTTTCAACTGGCTGGACACCATGGCTGTTCCGATGGTGGTGGGAGTGATGGAAGCGCAGTTCGGGGTGCTGGGATTTGTGATCGGGGCGCTGCTTTTTACAGGCAAGAGCGAACCACCACTTCTACTCGAGGGTGGCGTGATACTCATCTGGTGGAGTACCTACTGGTGGGCGTTCGTGGTAAAACGAGGGATCCAGCCACGGCTAGGGGAAGAGCGCGCTCAGCTGGTCTATGTTCCTGCGTTACCAGTGATCTATCTCCTGGTAGTGGGCCTGCATCCCCCGTTTGCGGCAGGTATTCCACAGCTCATTGCTACAGGTATTCTGAGCCTCAGCTTCTGGTGGCGTGGGAAGGTGCGTGTTGAAAAAGGTGGGCAGGAAGAGTCGCTGCTGGTTATTTTTCAGATCGGATTTGGAACGCTCCTGGCCCTGCTGCTGTTAGTAGTAGTCTATCCCGCGTTTTCTCATACACCGCTATTTGATGCGCTCGGAATGGTTCTGCCGGTGTTTGGTCTGAGCGGTTTCGCGGCACTTTCGGTGAGTTATTTGAATACGAAGTATAGCAGCCCGAACGCGAGCAGAGGGTTGCGTACACAGTTCGCGAGAACGGGGCTGTTGACGCTGTTTTTCCTGGCGGCAATCGCGGCTTTCACGATGATCCTGAGTGTGGCAGCATTTGGACCGCTTGAAGCGTTGTTTGCGCCATTGCTCACGATAGTGCGTGCGTGGTATTTCTGGCTGCTAGGTTTCCTTTTTGCGCAGCCGGGACCCCCGCCCCGCCCTCTCAAACTCAAACTCACTCCGACGCCGGGGATAGATGCGCAACCAGAAAAGCATGCGCCACCCGTTTCTCCTCTTGTTGATGAGGCATTGCGATTACTGGCGATCATAGGCATTGCCTTGTTGACGCTGGTTGTGCTGGTAGCTGTGGTGTGGATGATACTGCACATCTTGCGAGGTCGCATTGATGAGAATGAGATACAAAAAAGCATACCAGCTAGCGCGAGACGCCGCCCGCCAAAGGAAGTCAGAAAAGCACGCGAACCGCTCAACGCCGCATCGGCGCGCGCCCGCTATCGTGAATTTCTGCAAGCAATGGCCTGGCGAGGTGAAGATGCAGGCAGACGACGCGCTAACGAAACGCCACTCGAGTATCAATATCGCCTTTTGGCCGCTCTAGAACCGACGAGACAAACATATGCAGGCAAGTCACCTGATGATGCGATGATTCTAGAGGAGTTGACGCAGGCGTACTTGTTAGAACGGTATGGCGAAAAGGATGTGGATCCACGGAAGCTGACCTATTTACGCAGATGGGTACCGCTTTTGATCAAGAGACTGATACCCAGGTTACGAAATAAGCAACTGAGAAAATAG
- a CDS encoding DUF58 domain-containing protein → MQTDDVLDPLDTKPLRLHRLWYVPGCVLSIMSLVIEQPLLFLAALFALVIACVPAWWYRYALRSLEARQQVHPQRLFFGEDVALTVTIENQKRLPLIGLACQVPLRPPLPFFSLQEAQRETLGAIDYVGSLWGFERTTRRYHLRCFGRGFYMVGPFTLEISDPFGWMKRRITLPLYDTLLVYPPLASLEDLGLPGLHLMGEAHTTHGLFEDPLYVVGVREYQLDDDPRRIHWKTSARAGELRSKVYEYSYQRRVLVILEMGTPEKTLVALSWEMQEFAIAVAASVAIYSLDEGYMVGLLTNCAALTGRELSGQTVGQAKQHWGEPGMAADLVPEGIYVPFDRDAGQYERLLTTFARLVPYLNVPMEEVLERQDEIFTRGTSVILVSAVQTLSPVTIERLQEVRSKGSVVQCVLVGDQDMLTLAEAVDFPIYAVGGSERWHALIHAIANERRAPD, encoded by the coding sequence GTGCAGACCGATGATGTTCTTGACCCGCTCGATACGAAACCGTTGCGCCTGCACCGACTCTGGTATGTGCCTGGCTGCGTCCTCTCTATCATGAGCCTGGTAATTGAACAACCGCTGTTGTTCCTGGCCGCGCTGTTCGCGCTGGTTATCGCTTGTGTGCCTGCCTGGTGGTATCGCTATGCATTGCGCTCGCTTGAAGCGCGCCAACAGGTCCACCCGCAACGCCTCTTTTTTGGGGAAGATGTGGCACTCACGGTGACGATTGAGAACCAGAAACGACTGCCCCTGATCGGGCTGGCCTGTCAGGTGCCGTTACGACCCCCGCTGCCGTTTTTCTCTCTGCAAGAGGCGCAACGCGAGACGCTGGGGGCCATAGATTATGTTGGAAGCCTGTGGGGATTTGAGCGAACGACTCGTCGCTATCATCTGCGTTGCTTTGGGCGTGGCTTCTACATGGTGGGGCCGTTTACCTTAGAAATCAGTGATCCGTTTGGCTGGATGAAACGACGGATCACGTTGCCGCTGTATGACACGCTGCTGGTCTACCCGCCTCTGGCTTCCCTGGAAGACCTGGGACTGCCAGGGCTGCATCTGATGGGAGAAGCACATACGACACATGGACTGTTCGAGGATCCGCTCTATGTAGTAGGCGTGCGTGAGTATCAACTGGATGACGATCCGCGCCGCATTCATTGGAAGACCAGCGCCCGCGCTGGCGAGTTACGTAGTAAAGTGTACGAGTACAGTTATCAACGCCGGGTGCTTGTCATATTGGAGATGGGAACGCCGGAGAAAACACTGGTCGCTTTGAGCTGGGAGATGCAGGAGTTTGCGATAGCAGTGGCTGCCTCGGTTGCGATCTACTCGCTCGATGAAGGCTATATGGTAGGCCTGCTGACAAATTGTGCCGCGCTGACCGGGCGGGAGTTGAGCGGCCAGACTGTCGGGCAAGCGAAGCAGCACTGGGGAGAACCAGGTATGGCGGCTGATCTTGTTCCTGAAGGGATATATGTGCCTTTTGATCGTGACGCAGGACAATACGAGCGGTTGTTGACCACCTTTGCGCGGCTCGTGCCTTACCTGAACGTGCCGATGGAAGAGGTGTTGGAGAGGCAAGACGAGATATTCACCAGAGGAACATCCGTCATACTCGTAAGTGCGGTACAGACCTTGTCTCCGGTCACCATCGAACGGCTTCAGGAAGTGCGTTCAAAAGGGAGTGTTGTCCAATGTGTACTGGTAGGTGACCAGGATATGCTGACCCTTGCTGAGGCGGTTGATTTCCCCATATATGCTGTGGGAGGAAGTGAGAGATGGCATGCGCTTATTCACGCCATTGCTAACGAAAGGCGAGCGCCTGACTGA
- a CDS encoding MoxR family ATPase, protein MLADEAFAAQVGQVQQAAKAMRENIERVLIGKREVIDLVIAALLSDGHVLIEDMPGMGKTMLAKALAHSLGASFHRIQGTPDLLPTDITGISYFDQRKQAFIFRPGPIFTHILLVDEINRATPRTQAALLEAMAERQVTVDGETMPLAKPFLVLATQNPIELEGTFPLPEAQLDRFLLCTRLGYPTEDEEQAILHRFKQEDPLESLQPVVTAEQVIELQRVIRQVHWQAQVERYLLAIVRTTREHPAVALGISPRGTMALYRTSQAFAAMQGRAYVLPDDVKRLAPSLLPHRLLTTTRTRLRGKRQQEILAEIIEAIPVPIEEIAPPPARK, encoded by the coding sequence ATGCTAGCTGACGAGGCATTTGCCGCCCAGGTGGGGCAAGTGCAACAGGCGGCGAAGGCGATGCGAGAGAATATTGAGCGAGTGTTGATTGGCAAGCGCGAGGTGATTGACCTGGTGATCGCAGCCTTGTTGAGCGATGGACATGTGTTGATTGAAGATATGCCGGGGATGGGCAAGACGATGCTAGCGAAGGCGCTAGCACATTCATTGGGGGCCTCGTTCCATCGTATTCAGGGAACGCCGGATTTGTTACCGACGGACATTACCGGCATCAGTTATTTTGATCAGCGCAAGCAAGCCTTTATCTTTCGTCCAGGTCCGATTTTTACGCATATTTTATTAGTGGATGAGATTAATAGGGCTACACCGCGCACGCAGGCGGCCTTGCTTGAAGCGATGGCGGAACGGCAAGTAACGGTGGATGGGGAAACAATGCCGCTGGCAAAGCCGTTTCTGGTCCTGGCGACCCAGAACCCAATCGAATTGGAAGGAACGTTTCCGCTTCCTGAAGCGCAACTGGACCGTTTTTTGCTTTGTACCCGGCTTGGCTATCCTACCGAAGATGAGGAACAGGCCATCCTGCACCGCTTTAAACAGGAAGACCCGCTGGAGAGCTTGCAACCGGTCGTAACAGCGGAGCAGGTGATAGAACTGCAACGCGTGATCCGGCAAGTTCATTGGCAGGCGCAGGTTGAACGCTATCTGCTTGCTATTGTGCGGACAACGCGGGAGCATCCGGCGGTAGCACTGGGCATTAGCCCGCGTGGCACCATGGCGCTCTACCGGACAAGCCAGGCATTTGCGGCCATGCAGGGGCGGGCGTATGTGCTGCCGGATGATGTGAAGCGGCTGGCTCCCAGCTTACTTCCGCACCGATTACTCACTACCACACGCACTCGGCTGCGGGGAAAACGACAACAAGAAATTCTAGCAGAAATTATCGAGGCTATCCCTGTACCTATAGAAGAAATCGCGCCACCACCGGCCAGAAAGTAG
- a CDS encoding TlpA disulfide reductase family protein — translation MQQLLLLSSILLWVLVLVNLILTLALVRRINSMYQPRNSLKEGQPAPHFSAETLRGETVTLESFTGRNIAFIFIEPACGPCREALPSYEYLGPKAARANVDLVLVSTADSERTRRFVDEFNITLPILIAPHDSNPFTKDYLVSGTPAYCLIDTEGKVQSTGSPNLKWGKWKGLAEAWERQVEQSTV, via the coding sequence ATGCAACAACTTCTTCTGCTAAGTTCAATATTACTTTGGGTGCTTGTGTTAGTGAATCTGATCTTAACCCTTGCGCTTGTGCGAAGAATAAATTCTATGTATCAGCCGAGAAACAGTCTCAAGGAAGGACAGCCAGCACCCCATTTTTCTGCTGAAACCCTCCGTGGCGAAACGGTGACTTTAGAATCATTTACAGGAAGAAATATAGCTTTTATATTTATTGAACCGGCATGCGGGCCATGCCGTGAAGCCCTGCCGAGTTACGAATACCTCGGTCCGAAGGCGGCACGAGCGAACGTTGATCTTGTGCTAGTGAGTACGGCTGACAGTGAACGAACACGCCGTTTTGTTGACGAATTCAACATCACCTTGCCGATTCTGATAGCACCTCACGATAGTAATCCCTTTACGAAGGATTATCTAGTGTCAGGTACTCCAGCCTATTGTTTGATTGATACAGAAGGCAAAGTGCAGTCTACTGGGTCGCCGAACTTGAAATGGGGAAAATGGAAGGGGCTTGCAGAAGCTTGGGAAAGGCAGGTAGAACAAAGTACAGTTTAA
- a CDS encoding MauE/DoxX family redox-associated membrane protein produces the protein MILLFVLSFCRIVIALVFGFSSVKKMMNMAAFEQTIIQFDILPRSITRAVALLFLVGECVVALLVTVGGPFLKPGFYLSILLLSIFCTALISVLRRHIRTSCNCFGSTKKMVSAIEGWRNVGFIVCACAGCIILAEPNTSQAYLSPAEWGVIGLGAAVFWFLWLHLDEIVQLFQQG, from the coding sequence ATGATTCTGCTCTTTGTTTTGTCGTTCTGCCGTATCGTCATAGCACTTGTCTTTGGCTTTTCATCGGTAAAAAAGATGATGAATATGGCCGCATTTGAGCAAACAATCATTCAGTTTGACATCTTGCCTCGATCTATTACGCGCGCAGTGGCTTTGCTTTTCTTAGTTGGAGAATGTGTTGTTGCTCTGCTCGTTACCGTAGGAGGGCCATTTCTGAAACCTGGTTTTTACCTAAGTATTTTGCTTTTGAGCATATTCTGTACCGCCCTTATTTCGGTCTTGCGACGACATATTAGAACATCCTGCAATTGTTTTGGTTCGACGAAAAAAATGGTGTCCGCTATTGAAGGGTGGAGGAATGTAGGTTTTATCGTATGCGCCTGTGCTGGATGCATTATTCTTGCCGAACCGAATACTAGCCAGGCATACCTTAGTCCGGCTGAATGGGGAGTGATTGGACTTGGAGCAGCGGTATTTTGGTTTCTCTGGCTTCATCTTGACGAAATTGTACAGCTTTTTCAGCAGGGGTAG